The Neofelis nebulosa isolate mNeoNeb1 chromosome X, mNeoNeb1.pri, whole genome shotgun sequence genome has a segment encoding these proteins:
- the P2RY8 gene encoding P2Y purinoceptor 8: MDMNVTGPDNATILMLRDPTIAVVLPVVYSLVALVSIPGNLFSLWVLCCHIGPTSPSVIFMINLSVTDLMLASVLPFQIYYHCNGNHWVFGELLCNAVTVAFYANMYSSILTMTCISVERFLGVVYPLASARWRRRRYAVAACAGLWLLLLAALSPLARTDLTYTVEALGIVTCFDVLKSTMLPSVAMWAMFLFTLFIVLFLIPFLVTVACYTATILTLLRTSDPHSRGQRRRAVALAAVVLLAFVTCFAPNNFVLLVHVVNRLFLGRTYYHVYKLTLCLSCLNNCLDPFVYYFASREFQLRLRLYLGYGRLAAGCRHARSDSVFSARTLSARSMSSGHEGLEEAGRPSLRRQESVF, encoded by the coding sequence ATGGACATGAACGTGACCGGCCCGGACAACGCCACGATCCTCATGCTGCGGGACCCGACCATCGCCGTGGTCCTGCCCGTCGTCTACTCGCTGGTGGCGCTGGTCAGCATCCCCGGAAACCTGTTCTCGCTCTGGGTGCTGTGCTGCCACATCGGGCCCACGTCCCCGTCCGTCATCTTCATGATCAACCTGAGCGTCACGGACCTGATGCTGGCCAGCGTGCTGCCCTTCCAGATCTATTACCACTGCAACGGCAACCACTGGGTGTTCGGCGAGCTGCTGTGCAACGCCGTCACCGTGGCCTTCTACGCCAACATGTACTCGTCCATCCTGACCATGACGTGCATCAGCGTGGAGCGCTTCCTGGGCGTGGTGTACCCGCTGGCGTCCGCGCGCTGGCGCCGGCGCCGCTACGCCGTGGCCGCGTGCGCCgggctgtggctgctgctgctggccgCCCTGTCCCCGCTGGCGCGCACCGACCTCACCTACACCGTCGAGGCGCTGGGCATCGTCACCTGCTTCGACGTGCTCAAGTCCACCATGCTGCCCAGCGTGGCCATGTGGGCCATGTTCCTCTTCACGCTGTTCATCGTGCTGTTCCTCATCCCCTTCCTGGTCACCGTGGCCTGCTACACGGCCACCATCCTGACGCTGCTGCGCACCAGCGACCCGCACAGCCGGGGGCAGCGGCGCCGCGCCGTGGCGCTGGCTGCCGTGGTGCTGCTGGCCTTCGTCACCTGCTTCGCGCCCAACAACTTCGTGCTGTTGGTGCACGTGGTCAACCGCCTGTTCCTGGGCAGGACCTACTACCACGTGTACAAGCTGACCCTGTGCCTCAGCTGCCTCAACAACTGCCTGGACCCCTTCGTGTACTACTTCGCGTCCCGCGAGTTCCAGCTGCGCCTGCGGCTCTACTTGGGCTACGGGCGCCTCGCCGCCGGCTGCCGCCACGCGCGCTCGGACAGCGTGTTCTCCGCCCGGACGCTGTCGGCGCGCTCCATGTCCAGCGGCCacgaggggctggaggaggcagggaggccctcGCTCAGGAGGCAGGAGAGTGTGTTCTGA